Genomic window (bacterium):
GATTATATTTTTCTTGTAGATTCCACTGAGATACTAAGCGATCTTGGCGGAGATGCCAGCCGTATAATGTCTCTTCCTTTGGGCTGTGACATTTTTGTGCATAAAAAGATGTTACTATCGGAAAATGAGATGAAAAATTACGGCAGTGATGTGGCCTTTGTAGGAACTGTCACGCCGGAAAGGGAAAAATTCCTGGAAAAATTGACATGTTTTGACTTGAAAATATGGGGCCGCTTTGAAAATTGTTCACCCGGGTTAAAACATTGCCTGCAAAAAAAAGATATATATGCCGGAGAAGCTGTAAAAGTATATAATGCGTCGAAAATTATTATTGACCATCATATTTTATACGGCAGGAAAAAAAATATTTTTAACGTCACCCCGCGTGTTTTCGAAGTACCGGCAAGCGGAGGATTTCTTTTGACCCCGGATATTCCCCATCTGCGTGAATTTTATAAAGCAGGCGAGGAGATTATAGTTTATCATACAGTGGAAGAATTGGTGGAATTAGTGCGTTATTATTTGTCGCGCCCGGAGGAAATAAAGAAGATTTCTGAAAAGGCATATCAGCGGGCGCACAAGGAACACACTTATCAGAGGAGGCTGAAATATTTATTAGAAGCAGTTTCATAAATCGGTCCGTTACGAAGTTGAGCTATTAACAATTGATAATGTTATGGCAATCCGGATTTATCGACTAAGTTTTTGATTAAGTATCTGTAGCTCAATTTCGCAGTGATATGCGCCCCCCATCCCCCATTCCGATAGTAATCGGAACGGGGTGTTTCTTCGCATATCATCTGCTCATTTCGCACAGATACTAAATCTTCGCCCTTTAATGTCGATAAACCCAGATTGCCATAACACTGTCCTATAAATTATTTGTGGAAAAAACTGATAAACAAAGGATTCATCAAATGGTAAATGTTTTGTATTTACATGAGACTTCAATGCTTGCAGGCGCGGAAAACAGCCTTTGGAATTTAGTTAATAAAATTGATAAAGAACAATTTCATCCGGTATTTATTTGTCCTTGTGAAGGGCCGTTTGTTGACAAACTTAGACAACTGGGGATAAAAATATATTTTGTCAAATTCCCGCCGGTTAGAGAAATTTTAGGAATACC
Coding sequences:
- a CDS encoding glycosyltransferase produces the protein MKILLVSPQNRTIRGAISDYCKRGLEFLGNEVYCFDLENHPYAENKVIAFFKKKVRKIFPSLPSPYEISAAVRSLSDKETNKRLIAFARLCKPDLVLVFLGENISAGTIDEIKRETGTVCVNWIFDTLLLPYRREIFYKVRSAYDYIFLVDSTEILSDLGGDASRIMSLPLGCDIFVHKKMLLSENEMKNYGSDVAFVGTVTPEREKFLEKLTCFDLKIWGRFENCSPGLKHCLQKKDIYAGEAVKVYNASKIIIDHHILYGRKKNIFNVTPRVFEVPASGGFLLTPDIPHLREFYKAGEEIIVYHTVEELVELVRYYLSRPEEIKKISEKAYQRAHKEHTYQRRLKYLLEAVS